A region from the Lolium perenne isolate Kyuss_39 chromosome 4, Kyuss_2.0, whole genome shotgun sequence genome encodes:
- the LOC127297202 gene encoding catalase-1, translating to MDPYKYRPSSSFNGPQWSTNSGAPVWNNDNSLTVGSRGPILLEDYHLVEKIADFDRERIPERVVHARGASAKGFFEVTHDISHLTCADFLRAPGVQTPVIVRFSTVIHERGSPETLRDPRGFAIKFYTREGNWDLVGNNFPVFFIRDGMKFPDMVHALKPNPKTHIQENWRVLDFFSHHPESLHMFTFLFDDIGIPADYRHMDGSGVNTYTLVNRAGKAHYVKFHWKPTCGVKSLLEDEAVTVGGTNHSHATKDLTDAIAAGNYPEWTFYIQTIDPDHEDRFDFDPLDVTKTWPEDVVPLQPVGRLVLNRNIDNFFSENEQLAFCPGIIVPGVYYSDDKLLQTRIFSYSDTQRHRLGPNYLLLPANAPKCSHHNNHYDGLMNFMHRDEEVDYFPSRFDPAKHAPRYPIPSRTLNGRREKMVIEKENNFKQPGERYRSMDPARQERFINRWVDALSDPRLTHEIKAIWLSYWSQADRSLGQKLAGRLSAKPSM from the exons ATGGACCCCTACAAG TACCGCCCGTCGAGCTCCTTCAACGGCCCGCAGTGGAGCACCAACTCCGGCGCGCCCGTCTGGAACAACGACAACTCCCTCACTGTCGGCTCCCGAG GCCCGATCCTGCTTGAGGACTACCACCTGGTGGAGAAGATCGCCGACTTCGACCGCGAGCGCATCCCGGAGCGTGTGGTGCACGCGCGCGGCGCCAGCGCCAAGGGCTTCTTCGAGGTGACCCACGACATCTCCCACCTGACCTGCGCCGACTTCCTCCGCGCCCCTGGCGTCCAGACCCCCGTCATCGTCCGCTTCTCCACCGTCATCCACGAGCGCGGCTCCCCCGAGACCCTCCGCGACCCTCGCGGGTTCGCCATCAAGTTCTACACCCGGGAGGGCAACTGGGACCTGGTCGGCAACAACTTCCCGGTCTTCTTCATCCGCGACGGCATGAAGTTCCCGGACATGGTGCACGCGCTCAAGCCCAACCCCAAGACCCACATCCAGGAGAACTGGCGCGTGCTGGACTTCTTCTCGCACCACCCGGAGTCGCTCCACATGTTCACCTTCCTCTTCGACGACATCGGCATCCCCGCCGACTACCGCCACATGGACGGCTCCGGCGTCAACACCTACACGCTCGTCAACCGCGCCGGCAAGGCGCACTACGTCAAGTTCCACTGGAAGCCCACCTGCGGCGTCAAGTCCCTGCTCGAGGACGAGGCGGTCACCGTCGGCGGCACCAACCACAGCCACGCCACCAAGGACCTCACCGACGCCATCGCCGCCGGCAACTACCCGGAGTGGACGTTCTACATCCAGACCATCGACCCGGACCATGAGGACAGGTTCGACTTCGACCCGCTAGACGTGACCAAGACGTGGCCCGAGGACGTGGTGCCGCTGCAGCCCGTGGGGCGGCTGGTGCTcaaccgcaacatcgacaacttcTTCTCCGAGAACGAGCAGCTGGCCTTCTGCCCGGGCATCATCGTCCCTGGGGTGTACTACTCCGACGACAAGCTGCTGCAGACCAGGATCTTCTCCTACTCCGACACGCAGCGCCACCGCCTCGGACCAAACTACCTGCTGCTCCCGGCCAATGCGCCCAAGTGCTCCCATCACAACAATCACTACGACGGGCTCATGAACTTCATGCACCGCGAcgaggaggtcgactacttcccTTCCAGGTTCGACCCCGCCAAGCACGCGCCCAGGTACCCCATCCCGTCGCGCACACTCAACGGCCGCCGCGAGAAG ATGGTGATCGAGAAGGAGAACAACTTCAAGCAGCCGGGGGAGAGGTACCGCTCCATGGACCCAGCAAG GCAAGAGCGATTCATCAACAGATGGGTCGATGCGCTCTCTGACCCTCGCCTCACCCACGAGATCAAGGCCATCTGGCTCTCCTACTGGTCTCAG GCTGACAGGTCTCTGGGACAGAAGCTGGCCGGCCGTCTCAGCGCGAAGCCGAGCATGTAA
- the LOC127297201 gene encoding ubiquitin domain-containing protein DSK2a, whose product MGGGGEGEGAGAAAAAATLHIRGTSGNKFAVRADLGATVGAFKAVVAESCDVPAPQQRLIYKGRILKDDQTLASYGVETDHTIHMVRGAAPPATSPAPAAANHGTSTTANTPPAGFGGLLQGLGTTGSAGSGGLGLAGSGLPGLEQMQQQLTQDPNLMRDILNMPAMQNLINSPDLIRDLIMNNPQMRELVDRNPDLAHVLNDPSILRQTVEAARNPELMREMMRNTDRAMSNIESSPEGFNMLRRMYENVQEPFLNATTMAGEGDRNANPFAALLGNQGTNQARDPAGDASTTAPVPNTNPLPNPWSANAGAAQGAARPTPAARSATSGGLGGLGSADLGSMLGGGSDASFLNQVLQNPTMMQMMQNIMSNPQSMNQLLNMNPNVRNMMESNTQMREMFQNPEFLRQLTSPETLQQLISFQQALTSQLGQQQAGQERTQAGTNPGNVNLNSLMSMFNGLGAGGHLGALDHVTAALPPEERFATQLAQLQEMGFFDTQENIRALTATYGDVNAAVERLLQNFGQ is encoded by the exons ATGGGCGGCGGGGGCGAGGGCGAGGGCGCGGGGGCGGCCGCCGCGGCGGCGACGCTGCACATCCGGGGCACCAGCGGGAACAAGTTCGCCGTGCGGGCCGACCTGGGCGCCACCGTCGGCGCCTTCAAGGCGGTCGTCGCCGAGAGCTGCGACGTGCCGGCGCCGCAGCAGCGCCTGATCTACAAGGGCCGGATCTTGAAGGACGaccaaaccctagccagctacg GTGTGGAGACAGACCACACCATCCATATGGTGCGTGGCGCTGCACCGCCAGCAACATCACCTGCACCAGCTGCAGCCAACCATGGGACTTCAACCACTGCAAATACCCCACCAGCTGGTTTTGGAGGCTTGTTGCAAGGTCTTGGCACTACTGGATCTGCTGGCAGCGGAGGTTTGGGTTTAGCTGGCTCTGGCCTTCCAGGATTAGAGCAGATGCAGCAGCAGTTAACTCAGGATCCCAACTTAATGAGGGACATACTGAATATGCCAGCCATGCAGAATCTAATTAATAGCCCTGATCTAATACGTGATTTAATTATGAACAATCCTCAAATGCGTGAGCTTGTTGACCGTAATCCGGATCTGGCGCATGTCCTAAATGATCCAAGCATTCTCCGCCAAACTGTTGAAGCAGCTAGGAATCCTGAACTTATGAGGGAGATGATGCGGAACACAGACAGAGCCATGAGCAACATTGAATCTTCCCCAGAAGGGTTTAATATGCTCCGTCGCATGTATGAAAATGTTCAGGAGCCATTCCTGAATGCAACAACAATGGCTGGGGAAGGTGATAGAAATGCGAACCCATTTGCTGCTCTTCTCGGAAACCAAGGGACTAACCAAGCAAGAGATCCAGCTGGAGATGCATCAACTACTGCCCCTGTTCCAAATACTAATCCTCTCCCAAATCCCTGGAGTGCAAATG CTGGCGCTGCACAAGGAGCAGCAAGGCCTACTCCTGCTGCAAGGAGTGCAACAAGTGGTGGCCTAGGAGGATTGGGTTCTGCAGATTTGGGAAGTATGCTGGGTGGTGGCTCTGATGCATCCTTCTTGAACCAGGTTTTGCAAAACCCTACCATGATGCAAATGATGCAAAACATTATGTCTAATCCTCAGTCCATGAATCAG TTGCTCAACATGAACCCAAATGTACGTAACATGATGGAATCAAATACCCAGATGAGGGAAATGTTTCAGAATCCTGAATTTCTTCGCCAGTTAACATCTCCCGAAACATTGCAG CAATTAATTTCATTCCAGCAGGCGCTGACTTCGCAACTTGGTCAACAACAAGCTGGCCA GGAGCGGACCCAAGCGGGCACTAATCCAG GCAACGTTAACCTCAACAGCTTGATGAGCATGTTCAATGGGCTTGGTGCTGGCGGTCATCTTGGTGCTCTCGATCATGTTACTGCTGCCC TGCCACCTGAAGAGCGCTTCGCGACGCAACTAGCTCAGCTCCAAGAGATGGGGTTCTTCGACACCCAGGAGAACATCCGAGCGCTGACGGCTACCTATGGGGACGTCAATGCCGCAGTGGAGCGACTCCTTCAGAATTTCGGGCAATAG